The Prevotella sp. E9-3 genome has a window encoding:
- a CDS encoding ABC transporter permease, translating to MQITVISYLGVFAIVVLVAFFLGMFSFVDRRILSRVVRVFVYFAFSLALVGCYAWGLLKLNQWWVALLGALTISVVTSYFSVLKGKIPLGRFLLPIALSQMIGMIIGVGCSLLLIKSSPVITITAVAGMMSSLFILSTGSAIKVYVNSLKHTNEHYIYLLSNGATHFEAIQPSVRRCLRASVMPLLHPLTSPIVVAPPVFYCALLLSGMSPLLAVTVVVLLSFLGVAICFFVAVIAMLFSDRFIFDRSGRLLI from the coding sequence ATGCAGATAACCGTGATTTCTTATTTAGGCGTTTTTGCCATTGTAGTACTGGTTGCTTTTTTTCTAGGAATGTTCTCCTTCGTTGATCGTCGTATCCTTTCTCGTGTTGTACGTGTATTCGTTTATTTTGCCTTCAGTTTGGCTCTTGTGGGTTGTTATGCATGGGGGCTCCTGAAACTGAATCAATGGTGGGTAGCACTTTTGGGTGCATTAACTATTAGTGTGGTCACTTCATATTTCTCTGTTCTGAAGGGCAAAATACCTTTAGGGCGTTTCCTGCTCCCAATAGCATTGTCTCAGATGATTGGAATGATAATAGGCGTAGGTTGTTCTTTGTTGCTGATAAAATCTTCCCCTGTTATTACAATCACGGCAGTTGCCGGGATGATGTCTAGCTTGTTTATTCTATCAACAGGCTCGGCCATTAAAGTATATGTGAACAGTTTGAAACATACCAATGAGCACTATATCTATTTGTTGTCCAATGGAGCAACTCACTTCGAGGCTATTCAACCAAGTGTGCGCCGATGCTTGCGTGCTTCGGTAATGCCATTGTTGCATCCTCTCACTTCTCCTATTGTAGTGGCTCCTCCTGTTTTTTACTGTGCGTTGTTATTATCAGGTATGTCACCTTTGTTGGCAGTAACGGTGGTTGTCTTGTTGTCTTTTCTTGGTGTGGCAATCTGCTTTTTTGTGGCTGTCATCGCAATGCTGTTTTCCGACCGGTTTATTTTTGACCGATCAGGACGTTTGTTGATTTAG
- a CDS encoding ATP-binding protein — MNRNLVIKVSVRRILLCAVLFMLHFSLLANHVNAQGLPLIRNFTTNEYGGHNRCFDIEIGDDGTIYVANFEGLLYYDHVRWRIIHAPDISRVTVVYRDSQNTIWVGGYNLFARLEKKDNGELYMEPFEQKGRFKGEVMEIFEEDGSLQFVASDNNIYSVRDNTISLKMRTNANFLPGIDSDIVSLEALKNGKENAILDDVTQIEQLDGGLQVVVKKNNGLIITDSLGKELYTITEENGLCSNQIAYVAYDGHGMLWGATLHGIFAIELPSVYSYFLAKDGFTGEVHAITAFNDMIFAGSSNGIYFISSRQCKRINEVNNICWMLSSYGQDLLAATSSGIYKIKSLHATKGRVETSRMTSNATTAIFVDGEKVYAGEPDGVWLYESDFKQRIKLNDLQLVTDIRRSTNKNNQSKAPRQNDNQTGLWFQNVHGETIGSNPEAVKEPLADISDNLLMPVSDIEVKAQYLYGNQVWIGGDEVLAIIDTDKKNLLALADSRTVRFRSIIMGNDSVLWGGFGNMPKALPKLSSNERHLHFFYALDYSPLSGKTLYRYKLSNNNWSGWTDKQDIEYLNLPYGSYTLSVQAKLANGELSEVTSIDFTIAYPLFMRWYMLVLYLFLFAYVVYLLFLYRLKKLKKDKIKLEKIVEERTADLRNAQGELIRQEKMASVGKLTEGLIDRILNPMNYIINFSKMSNDLLKDLKENIDKNKESINEDDYDDTLDVLDMLTENLQNVDQYGQNTTRILKAMEEMLKDRNGGYVDTDLLPVLVQNKEMLYNYYSKEIEEYHIQVVFSLPAEQMPLHGNPEMLSKTMMSLLGNSIYAVIKKAQKMNAGSSAQSYVPEIGFTVSIPSKDTYILTIRDNGIGIEEKILDKVFDPFFTTKTTDEAAGVGLYLSREIIQNHGGTITVKSVKDEYTEFTVTLSK; from the coding sequence ATGAATAGGAATCTTGTCATTAAAGTTTCAGTACGGAGAATACTGTTGTGTGCAGTACTCTTCATGCTCCACTTTTCGCTCTTAGCTAATCATGTAAATGCACAGGGCCTTCCTCTTATCCGAAATTTTACAACCAATGAATACGGTGGACATAATCGATGTTTTGATATTGAGATAGGTGATGATGGCACTATTTATGTAGCAAACTTTGAAGGCCTGCTATATTACGATCATGTAAGATGGCGCATCATTCATGCCCCCGACATCAGTCGCGTAACGGTTGTCTATCGTGATAGCCAGAATACCATATGGGTTGGTGGCTACAATCTTTTTGCCCGTTTGGAAAAGAAGGATAATGGTGAACTGTATATGGAGCCCTTTGAGCAGAAAGGCAGGTTCAAAGGCGAAGTGATGGAAATATTTGAGGAAGACGGATCGCTTCAGTTCGTTGCCAGCGACAACAATATATATTCAGTTCGCGATAACACCATTTCGCTGAAAATGCGTACCAATGCAAATTTCCTTCCAGGTATAGATTCTGATATAGTTTCGTTGGAAGCCTTGAAAAATGGTAAGGAAAATGCTATTTTGGATGATGTAACACAGATAGAACAATTGGATGGTGGTTTGCAAGTTGTTGTAAAAAAGAATAATGGCTTGATTATTACTGACAGTTTAGGCAAGGAACTATATACTATTACTGAGGAAAATGGTCTTTGCTCAAACCAGATTGCTTATGTGGCTTATGATGGTCATGGCATGCTTTGGGGGGCTACTCTGCATGGCATTTTCGCTATTGAACTGCCATCGGTGTATAGCTATTTCTTAGCGAAGGATGGTTTTACAGGTGAGGTTCATGCAATCACGGCTTTCAATGATATGATATTCGCTGGCAGCTCGAATGGCATTTATTTCATTTCATCCCGACAGTGTAAGCGCATCAATGAAGTAAATAATATTTGCTGGATGTTAAGTAGTTATGGTCAGGATCTCCTGGCTGCAACATCGAGTGGTATTTATAAGATAAAGTCTTTGCATGCAACCAAGGGTAGGGTAGAAACCTCTAGAATGACTTCCAATGCCACTACGGCCATATTTGTAGATGGAGAAAAGGTTTATGCCGGCGAACCAGACGGAGTATGGCTTTACGAGTCAGACTTCAAACAGCGCATAAAGTTGAATGATCTTCAGTTGGTAACAGACATTCGTCGCTCTACAAATAAAAATAATCAATCAAAAGCTCCCCGTCAGAATGATAATCAGACAGGTCTTTGGTTCCAAAATGTTCATGGCGAGACAATAGGCAGCAATCCTGAGGCAGTCAAAGAGCCTCTTGCTGACATCTCCGACAATTTGCTTATGCCTGTAAGTGATATTGAAGTGAAAGCCCAATATCTGTATGGCAATCAAGTATGGATAGGAGGAGATGAAGTGCTGGCAATCATTGATACAGACAAGAAAAATTTGTTAGCACTTGCCGATAGTCGGACGGTACGTTTCCGTTCTATTATCATGGGTAATGATAGCGTGTTGTGGGGCGGTTTCGGAAATATGCCTAAGGCATTACCTAAATTGAGTAGCAATGAGCGCCATCTGCATTTCTTCTATGCTCTTGACTACTCACCTCTTTCTGGCAAGACTCTCTATCGCTATAAGTTAAGCAACAACAACTGGAGCGGATGGACAGACAAGCAAGATATAGAGTACCTGAACTTACCCTACGGTTCATATACACTTAGTGTACAGGCAAAGTTGGCCAATGGCGAACTGTCAGAGGTGACATCAATTGATTTTACCATCGCCTATCCGCTTTTCATGCGCTGGTACATGCTAGTGCTCTATTTGTTCCTCTTTGCATACGTTGTCTATTTGCTATTCTTATATCGCTTGAAAAAACTGAAAAAAGACAAGATAAAACTGGAAAAGATTGTTGAGGAACGTACTGCCGATCTTCGTAATGCTCAGGGCGAACTGATACGTCAGGAGAAAATGGCCTCGGTAGGTAAACTGACTGAAGGACTTATTGACCGCATTCTGAATCCGATGAACTATATCATCAACTTTTCCAAAATGTCAAATGATCTGCTGAAAGACCTTAAAGAGAATATTGACAAGAATAAGGAATCCATCAACGAGGATGACTATGATGACACGCTTGACGTACTCGACATGCTTACTGAAAATCTTCAGAATGTTGACCAGTACGGACAAAACACTACTCGAATACTGAAAGCAATGGAAGAGATGCTGAAAGACCGAAATGGTGGATATGTTGATACAGACCTACTGCCTGTTCTTGTGCAGAACAAGGAAATGCTGTACAATTATTATTCTAAGGAGATTGAAGAGTATCATATTCAGGTCGTCTTCTCATTGCCAGCCGAGCAGATGCCTCTTCACGGAAATCCTGAAATGCTCAGCAAAACGATGATGAGCCTGTTGGGCAATTCAATTTATGCGGTCATTAAGAAAGCACAAAAAATGAATGCTGGTTCTTCAGCTCAGTCTTATGTTCCTGAGATTGGGTTCACAGTATCCATTCCCTCAAAGGATACATACATACTGACTATCCGAGACAATGGCATAGGCATTGAAGAGAAGATTCTTGATAAGGTATTTGATCCCTTCTTTACCACCAAGACTACAGATGAAGCAGCTGGCGTTGGCCTCTATCTGAGTCGAGAAATTATTCAGAATCATGGAGGAACGATTACTGTCAAGTCTGTCAAGGATGAATATACTGAGTTTACTGTCACATTATCAAAATAA
- the tsaA gene encoding tRNA (N6-threonylcarbamoyladenosine(37)-N6)-methyltransferase TrmO, whose product MQITPIAYFHSPLTSKFGIPRQGGLATSLSGQIIFEPAYRHAEAVRGIEDFSHLWLIWEFSANRKTHEPIMDNGGESSIHQNLTVRPPRLGGNERVGVFASRSPFRPNPLGLTCALIDRVEMHPQLGPVIHVLGADIMDGTPIYDIKPYVRYADCHPNARSGFVDQKDWPRLEVVIPDKWASIFSHEELKSLQEVLSFDPRPQYHHQPQRIYGMPFAGYDVKFNVSDGQVIVVGVQKPTS is encoded by the coding sequence ATGCAGATAACCCCGATTGCTTATTTCCATTCACCATTAACCTCAAAGTTTGGTATTCCCCGTCAAGGCGGGTTAGCAACTTCTTTGTCAGGTCAAATTATTTTTGAGCCAGCTTATCGTCATGCCGAAGCAGTTCGCGGTATAGAAGATTTTTCTCATCTTTGGTTGATTTGGGAGTTTTCAGCCAACAGGAAAACTCATGAGCCAATAATGGATAATGGCGGTGAATCCAGCATACATCAGAACCTCACGGTGCGTCCTCCACGTTTAGGTGGAAACGAAAGGGTGGGAGTGTTTGCCTCTCGTTCGCCTTTCCGTCCCAATCCTTTAGGTCTCACATGTGCATTAATTGATAGAGTAGAAATGCATCCACAGTTAGGGCCTGTTATTCATGTTCTTGGCGCTGACATTATGGATGGAACTCCCATCTATGATATAAAGCCCTATGTGCGCTATGCTGATTGTCATCCAAATGCTCGCAGCGGTTTCGTTGATCAAAAGGATTGGCCTCGCCTTGAAGTTGTTATTCCTGATAAATGGGCATCCATTTTTTCTCATGAGGAACTGAAAAGCCTTCAAGAAGTACTATCCTTTGATCCTCGCCCACAATATCATCATCAGCCGCAGCGCATTTATGGAATGCCTTTTGCTGGTTACGATGTGAAGTTCAATGTCTCTGATGGTCAGGTAATAGTTGTCGGTGTACAGAAACCGACCTCATAA
- a CDS encoding sensor histidine kinase produces the protein MTEIEQLKLQLQKQEKLASLGLLSAGIAHEIQNPLNFVINFSKMSGHLLADLIDIVDGYADSLTEDDREDLNEIVTGLKENLKQIEDNGERAVSIIQGILLVSRGKENEYVPTDVVHIVKEYVRLAYHAMRANHQGFNVTIREEYQDGLPLIKVIPQDLSRAILNVMNNACYAVWNKSQSNAGNYSPEIGISVAVQDNNLIIRIADNGEGMTDEVKKRLFDNFFTTKPIGEGTGLGMSITRDIIENKHKGKVDFTSTKNVGTTISFTIPFEI, from the coding sequence ATGACTGAGATTGAACAACTTAAGCTACAACTTCAGAAACAGGAAAAACTGGCATCGCTCGGACTTCTGAGTGCTGGCATTGCTCACGAAATACAGAACCCGTTGAACTTTGTCATTAATTTCTCGAAAATGTCAGGGCATCTGTTGGCCGATTTGATTGACATTGTAGATGGCTATGCTGACAGTCTCACAGAGGATGACCGTGAAGACCTGAACGAAATAGTGACCGGTTTGAAAGAAAACCTGAAGCAGATTGAGGACAATGGCGAACGTGCTGTTAGCATCATTCAAGGCATACTTCTTGTTTCTCGTGGAAAAGAGAATGAGTATGTGCCTACCGATGTCGTACACATAGTGAAAGAATATGTTCGATTGGCCTATCATGCCATGAGGGCCAATCATCAGGGATTCAATGTCACCATACGAGAAGAGTATCAGGACGGGCTGCCGCTGATAAAAGTCATTCCGCAAGATTTGAGCCGGGCTATACTGAACGTGATGAACAATGCATGCTATGCAGTGTGGAATAAGTCGCAGAGTAATGCCGGAAACTATTCGCCGGAAATTGGCATCAGTGTTGCCGTTCAGGATAATAATCTTATCATCCGTATTGCCGACAATGGAGAAGGAATGACCGACGAGGTGAAAAAACGACTTTTCGATAATTTCTTTACTACCAAACCTATAGGTGAGGGTACAGGACTCGGCATGAGTATTACTCGTGATATTATAGAGAACAAACACAAGGGAAAGGTGGACTTTACATCGACCAAGAATGTAGGAACCACTATCTCCTTTACCATACCTTTCGAAATATGA
- a CDS encoding TonB-dependent siderophore receptor yields the protein MRKSIYILLLFLQCTLAAYAQDESTIREVYVQAENDYQIGRIEQARDALIAHLGQFHGNMRQNAFRLIALSYLARFDIEQTERYATMMLQENPYYSPSSNDPLAFSDIIANIKAGMTATITTASSQAESLAEVPVPTTLITAEMIKTSGARNLQEVLAAYVPGMNIIDCDDDINIAMRGIYSNTQEKILVMLNGHRLNSYATNTAAPDFSISLEKIKQIEVLRGPASSLYGGVALTAVVNIITKKGADIDGLQAMAAAGNHGQVKADAILGKHYFDLDMLVWGSLYHCSGEKYDVTNERSRIDESLYGMPVDHVRIGHIGNHPSYDFGLQLGYRGLQFMYDAHFSQVAAPFTVASMALSYDYDRYRTFNGLKPGFSVSSRHADLTYQWSMFNVQWKAAVTYDRSDLTRYQVINDEPMPTLGLVLSLPEQMTKIFEEYGGIYRYVNGQEQDYGAQLKGNYSYRLGDDHKGNIGFGAEYAYFKLDDNRYQIGYDFERTFPEEPILRNEGTGREYSTNTYLQLKHQWHSLILNAGIRYDHKIRYDNTKIRELSPRVALIMLRPKWNIKLSYSKSFVDAPYIYRKANLLSTLMLASGSQQTGSGSGHSVNYDALNLSPERVHSIQLSFAGTNWTKGLNFEINGFYNRASNLILTSILDYENVSKNYTCGVELMASYKQPKFTADWNFTWTNTFRANLMDFGLPDDLKSLTSINLDANNNTPAIMSNAVLGWQFTPRLKLHTHLLFEGKQTSYNTDLVKAVQTSGSLLSAITYSSKGMYKEAEEAMNSAKATASELIMHKEMPARVIVNIGGDYTLGPVTFGLNVHNLFGTHYYRSGMNTNLIPQKGRWVMGSIGVRL from the coding sequence ATGAGAAAGAGCATATACATATTATTGTTGTTTCTTCAATGTACTTTGGCGGCCTACGCCCAAGACGAAAGCACCATTCGTGAAGTCTATGTACAGGCCGAGAACGACTATCAGATAGGTAGGATCGAGCAGGCGCGCGATGCACTGATTGCACACCTCGGTCAGTTTCATGGCAATATGCGCCAAAATGCCTTTCGACTTATTGCGCTCAGCTATCTGGCACGTTTCGACATAGAACAGACCGAACGGTATGCCACAATGATGTTACAGGAGAATCCATACTATAGTCCGTCTTCTAACGACCCTTTGGCTTTTTCCGATATCATCGCAAATATAAAGGCTGGCATGACGGCTACCATTACCACAGCTTCCAGTCAGGCAGAAAGTCTGGCAGAGGTGCCCGTGCCCACTACACTTATCACGGCCGAGATGATAAAGACCAGTGGAGCCCGCAATCTGCAGGAGGTGTTGGCTGCCTATGTGCCGGGCATGAACATCATTGACTGCGATGATGATATCAACATTGCCATGCGTGGCATATATAGTAATACGCAGGAAAAAATACTGGTCATGCTCAATGGACATCGGCTCAACAGCTATGCCACCAATACGGCAGCACCCGACTTCAGCATTTCCCTGGAGAAGATAAAGCAGATTGAAGTGCTGCGCGGACCGGCTTCCTCGCTCTATGGTGGAGTGGCCTTGACGGCAGTTGTAAACATCATCACCAAAAAAGGAGCCGACATTGACGGATTGCAAGCAATGGCAGCAGCAGGAAACCACGGACAGGTGAAGGCCGACGCCATTCTGGGAAAGCACTATTTTGACCTTGACATGCTTGTATGGGGCAGTCTCTATCATTGCAGTGGAGAAAAGTACGATGTTACCAACGAGCGCAGTCGTATAGACGAAAGCCTGTATGGTATGCCCGTTGACCACGTTCGCATAGGGCACATTGGCAATCATCCCAGTTACGACTTCGGACTGCAATTGGGCTATAGGGGGTTACAGTTCATGTACGATGCCCACTTCTCGCAGGTGGCCGCTCCTTTCACCGTGGCATCCATGGCCCTTTCATATGATTACGACCGATATCGCACCTTCAACGGACTGAAACCTGGTTTCAGCGTTTCCTCCCGTCATGCCGACCTTACCTATCAATGGTCAATGTTCAATGTACAATGGAAAGCTGCTGTTACCTATGATAGGTCCGACCTCACACGCTATCAGGTAATCAACGATGAGCCGATGCCCACCTTGGGACTGGTACTCTCACTGCCCGAGCAGATGACCAAGATATTTGAAGAATATGGCGGCATTTATCGCTATGTGAATGGTCAGGAACAGGATTATGGCGCACAGCTGAAAGGAAACTATTCGTACCGTTTAGGTGACGACCATAAGGGAAATATTGGTTTTGGTGCTGAATATGCCTATTTCAAGCTCGATGACAACCGCTATCAGATAGGCTATGATTTTGAACGAACTTTCCCTGAAGAACCCATACTTCGTAATGAAGGAACGGGTAGGGAGTACAGTACCAATACCTATTTGCAGTTGAAACACCAGTGGCATTCGCTGATTCTTAATGCTGGCATTCGTTACGATCATAAAATTCGCTACGACAACACCAAGATTCGCGAGCTTTCGCCCCGTGTGGCCCTCATCATGTTGCGTCCAAAATGGAACATCAAACTGAGCTATTCAAAGTCGTTCGTTGATGCCCCATATATCTATCGCAAGGCCAATCTGTTGTCAACGCTCATGCTGGCAAGTGGCAGTCAGCAGACGGGTAGTGGTAGCGGTCATAGCGTTAATTACGATGCTTTGAATCTTTCGCCTGAGAGAGTACACTCCATCCAACTTTCCTTTGCTGGTACCAATTGGACGAAAGGATTGAATTTTGAAATTAACGGATTCTATAATCGTGCATCCAATCTGATTCTTACCAGTATTCTTGATTACGAGAATGTAAGTAAAAACTACACTTGTGGCGTAGAATTAATGGCTAGCTACAAACAGCCAAAGTTCACGGCGGATTGGAACTTTACGTGGACCAATACCTTCAGGGCCAACCTGATGGACTTTGGACTGCCTGATGATTTGAAATCTCTTACTTCTATCAATCTAGATGCCAATAACAACACTCCTGCCATTATGTCGAATGCCGTGCTTGGATGGCAGTTTACACCTAGGTTGAAACTTCATACTCATCTGTTGTTTGAAGGCAAGCAGACATCCTACAACACAGATTTAGTGAAAGCTGTTCAAACATCGGGCAGTCTGCTTAGTGCCATTACCTATTCGTCTAAGGGTATGTATAAAGAAGCTGAGGAAGCCATGAACAGCGCCAAGGCTACTGCCAGTGAGTTGATTATGCACAAAGAAATGCCGGCACGTGTCATTGTCAATATCGGCGGAGACTATACACTAGGTCCTGTTACCTTCGGTCTGAATGTTCACAATTTGTTTGGTACCCACTATTATCGTAGTGGCATGAACACCAATCTGATTCCGCAGAAAGGGCGTTGGGTCATGGGCAGCATAGGGGTGCGACTCTAA
- a CDS encoding agmatine deiminase family protein, with amino-acid sequence MIQKHEYRLPAEWEPQSGVQLTWPHKDTDWAPMLEEIESTYREMALEISQREPLLLVVPDYFKQSFQNSQLSILNSNDTWARDHGFITLVNDETKTAKLLDFKFNGWGEKFPSELDNALNLGLFDKEIFNGEYENHLDFVLEGGSIESDGKGTVFTTSCCLMAPHRNQPLTKEEIEQRLKTYLNAERVLWIDHGALIGDDTDGHIDTLVRICPNDTLLYVGCDDADDEQYEDLRLMEEQLKSFRTLKGEPYRLMKLPMPRPIYDEDGERLPATYANFLIINGAVLCPVYNQPDIDAEALQIIGKAFPGYEIVSIDCRSIIKQHGSLHCCTMQFPEHVLK; translated from the coding sequence ATGATTCAGAAACATGAATATAGACTGCCCGCCGAATGGGAGCCACAGAGTGGAGTACAACTAACTTGGCCCCATAAAGACACAGACTGGGCACCTATGCTCGAAGAAATTGAGAGCACTTATAGAGAAATGGCTTTGGAAATAAGTCAACGTGAACCACTTCTTTTGGTGGTACCGGATTATTTTAAACAATCATTTCAGAATTCCCAACTCTCAATTCTAAATTCAAACGACACGTGGGCTCGTGATCATGGTTTCATCACACTTGTAAACGATGAAACCAAAACCGCAAAACTCCTTGATTTTAAATTCAACGGATGGGGCGAAAAGTTCCCTTCCGAACTTGATAACGCACTCAACCTAGGTCTATTCGACAAAGAAATATTCAACGGTGAATATGAAAATCATTTGGATTTTGTACTTGAAGGAGGTTCAATTGAAAGCGACGGAAAAGGAACAGTCTTCACAACCTCATGCTGTCTGATGGCTCCTCATCGCAACCAACCGTTGACGAAAGAAGAGATAGAACAGCGCTTGAAGACCTATCTGAATGCTGAACGAGTGTTGTGGATAGACCATGGCGCACTCATTGGAGATGATACCGATGGACATATTGACACATTGGTACGCATATGTCCTAATGACACGCTATTATACGTTGGCTGCGATGATGCTGATGACGAACAGTATGAAGACTTACGCTTGATGGAGGAGCAATTGAAATCATTCAGAACACTGAAAGGAGAACCGTACAGGCTAATGAAGTTGCCCATGCCACGCCCCATCTATGACGAGGATGGAGAACGTCTGCCTGCTACATATGCTAATTTTCTCATCATTAACGGTGCCGTACTTTGCCCAGTTTATAACCAGCCAGACATAGACGCTGAAGCCTTACAAATAATTGGCAAAGCATTTCCAGGCTATGAGATTGTATCAATCGACTGTCGCAGTATCATCAAACAACATGGTTCCTTGCATTGCTGCACGATGCAATTTCCAGAACATGTACTAAAATAG
- a CDS encoding DUF4890 domain-containing protein — protein sequence MKKFIVAMTVALFAAAGAIAQDDNSSERKQPTKGEMIQHRTERMAQRYSLTDEQKAKLTELNTKYADLMARPRGEHGRHPQGMNPGKRERIEKDSVLNKDKQKNFHREFRKGDFEKMRAKMDAYNSELKGILTEEQFSAYENDRKKMMHRR from the coding sequence ATGAAAAAGTTTATAGTCGCTATGACAGTAGCTCTTTTTGCAGCAGCAGGAGCAATAGCACAGGATGATAATAGTTCTGAACGTAAACAACCAACTAAAGGTGAGATGATTCAGCATCGTACGGAGCGTATGGCTCAACGTTATTCGCTGACCGACGAGCAGAAAGCTAAGTTGACAGAACTAAACACTAAATATGCCGACTTAATGGCAAGACCACGTGGCGAGCATGGGCGTCATCCTCAGGGAATGAATCCTGGAAAGCGGGAGCGCATTGAAAAGGATAGTGTTTTGAATAAGGACAAGCAGAAGAATTTTCACAGAGAATTCCGCAAAGGAGATTTTGAAAAAATGCGCGCGAAAATGGATGCTTACAACTCAGAATTGAAAGGCATTCTGACTGAAGAGCAATTCTCTGCCTACGAGAATGATCGGAAGAAAATGATGCACAGAAGATAA
- a CDS encoding PP2C family protein-serine/threonine phosphatase gives MAAIKILSVDDEAPLELLMKQYFRRKIRNGEYEFFFAHNGLEALAILYNNPDIEIILSDINMPEMDGLTLLAKVNEMRNPALRVIMVSAYGDMKNIRQAMNNGAFDFATKPIDMEDLSLTIEKAIEQIKFVHESQKEHSQLESLKKDLTTARDIQQYILPQVFPPFPEDIDNIDIFASMEAAKDIGGDFYDFFRIDADHIALVIADVCGKGIPAALFMAVSRTMIRAKGMQGVSASECIAESNHLLASYSVDCMFVTVFYAIYNTQTGSVTYCNAGHNPPHLLKADGTVCELPQSKNTVVGAFDDLNYFEESLQLNHGDTLVMFTDGVNEAINSSNEEFGNARLDNIIRGLSNASSQQIIESVKEGIKEFVDGAEQSDDITMLVLKRK, from the coding sequence ATGGCAGCAATAAAAATACTAAGTGTTGACGATGAGGCACCATTGGAGTTGTTGATGAAACAGTATTTCAGACGCAAAATCCGAAATGGTGAATATGAGTTCTTTTTTGCACATAATGGCTTAGAGGCTCTTGCTATCTTGTATAACAATCCAGACATTGAAATAATCCTTTCAGACATCAACATGCCTGAAATGGATGGATTAACTCTTCTGGCAAAGGTCAATGAGATGCGTAATCCTGCTTTGCGCGTTATTATGGTAAGTGCATATGGCGATATGAAGAACATCCGACAGGCTATGAACAACGGAGCGTTCGATTTTGCCACAAAGCCTATCGATATGGAAGATTTGAGTCTGACTATTGAGAAGGCTATTGAGCAGATAAAATTTGTGCATGAGTCTCAAAAGGAACATTCTCAATTGGAGTCACTGAAGAAAGACCTGACCACAGCAAGGGATATTCAGCAGTATATTTTACCACAGGTGTTTCCTCCATTTCCAGAAGATATTGACAATATAGATATTTTCGCTTCGATGGAGGCTGCAAAGGATATCGGTGGCGACTTTTACGATTTCTTCCGTATTGATGCCGATCATATAGCGTTGGTTATTGCCGATGTATGTGGAAAAGGTATTCCTGCAGCTTTGTTTATGGCTGTCAGTCGAACTATGATTCGGGCTAAAGGTATGCAGGGCGTTAGTGCGAGTGAGTGTATTGCAGAGTCCAATCATTTGTTGGCATCATACTCAGTCGATTGTATGTTTGTTACAGTATTCTATGCAATTTATAATACCCAAACAGGCAGTGTTACCTATTGCAATGCTGGACATAATCCTCCCCATTTGTTGAAAGCTGACGGTACTGTCTGTGAATTGCCACAATCTAAGAATACTGTTGTGGGAGCATTCGATGATTTGAATTATTTTGAGGAAAGTCTGCAATTGAATCATGGTGATACGTTGGTAATGTTTACCGATGGTGTCAATGAAGCCATAAATTCTTCCAATGAAGAGTTTGGAAATGCCCGTCTTGACAATATCATCCGGGGATTGTCCAATGCAAGTAGCCAGCAGATTATTGAATCTGTTAAAGAAGGTATCAAGGAATTTGTTGACGGTGCCGAACAGAGTGATGATATAACAATGTTGGTACTCAAAAGAAAGTAA